The genomic interval CACCAATATCGATTCAATGTTTTGTGAGTCTGAAATTGACTGGGATCTTTTGGAGACGCATTGGCAAGACTTAATGCAGGTAATCATTTCTATAAAATTGGGAAAGGTATCCTCTTCATTTATACTGACCAAACTTAATTCATATAACAATCAAAACAGGTTGTATAAGGCATTTCAGGAATTAGGAAAAGTAATTCGCACCACTTTTTTGCTCGACTATGTGTCCAGTAAGGAATTGAGACAAACCATTACGGCAACGACAAATAAAGTTGAGTCTTATCACACGCTTGAAGACTGGATTAGATTTGGCTCAAAATATTTGGTGGCATCGAATGATCCTGATGAAATGGAAAAGGCCGTTAAGCATAACGATTTAATCGCCAATTGCATCATGTTGCAAAACGTAATTGATATTACTGATGTCTGTCATGCATTAATTCAGGAAGGTTATACGATTACGGCGGAGGATCTAAGCCATATGAGTCCCTACATGACAGAGCAGATCAAACGTTTTGGCGAATATATACTGGATTTAGGTCGTCGACCAGTAAATCTGCATGTGACAAGGGATAAATTCTTGTTTAAGGTGCGAACCGAGTCAATAGAGCACGCCGTTGCAGCATGATTTGTTTTATTATTAACCACGAAATTACTTCTATAGTTAGAGGCTACAACTCATATGCAGAAAGGGTTGTAGCCGGTTTTAAAAGTGATGTGACCCATTTGCACACGTATCTTGACTTACCCCGCAATAGAAACACGACAGAGCCAACAAAGCCACTGCCCTTAATTATTACCTCCAACAATTAAACTCATCAAGTCATCGTTTGATAACTTACCACTAACCCCTTGCTCGCTGAGTAACTCATTAGCTAAATTACGCTTTTGTTGGTGTAGAGCTATTATTTTCTCTTCGATAGTGTTTTGCATGATAAAGCGGTAAACAGTTACTGGTCTTTCCTGGCCAATACGATGCGCTCTATCTGATGCTTGGTCTTCTACTGCAGGATTCCACCAAGGGTCAAGATGAATTACATAGTCTGCTGCGGTTAAATTTAATCCACTACCTCCCGCTCTTAAACTCAAGAGAAATAAGTCGCCTTCCCCTGCTTGAAAAGCCTGTACAGATTTTTTGCGTTGAGCAGGTGAGGTTGAGCCATCAAGGTATTGGTGGGATATTTTTTCTTCGTCAATACGTTTTTTGACAATCTGCAAGAAAGAAACATATTGACTAAAAACCAGTGCCTTGTGTCCATTATCGATAATGTTTTTTACAGTCTCAATAAATGCATTCAGCTTACTGTTTTCAAGTAACAGCGTGCTATCCACTAAAGAACTGTCGCAACAAGCCTGCCTTAGTTTGGTAATTTCAGCAAAAACGCCTATGCGGTTGTTTTCTTCAAGCAGAGAGACCATGCGTTCTTCCGCTCGACGGCGCAGAGCTTCATAGAAAACAGCTTCTTCCTCAGTTTGTTCTACATGAATGATTTGCTCTGTTTTGGGTGGCAGTTCACTTAAAACCTCTGATTTGATACGCCGTAAAATATAGGGGGAAACCAGTGCCTTTAACACCTGTACCATTCCTGATGATTGTCCGTTTTCAATAGGGGTAGAGTATTTGCTTTGAAAGGATTTAATCGTACCCAGTAGCCCCGGATTAATGAAGCTAAAAATACTCCATAACTCGCCCAAATGGTTTTCAATGGGCGTCCCTGATAACGCAATGCGGTTTTTTCCTCTAAGCTTCATGACCGTTTTCCAGCGCTGTGTATTCGCATTTTTAATTGCTTGCGCTTCATCAAGAACAATAGTTTCCCAGGCCTTTTCTGTTAAAAGAGTCTCATTGTGTTGCAACAACCCATAACTACAAATAATAACATCAAACTTTCCTGCCTTATCTATTAAAGCAGACTTGTCATCGGTACGTAAATTATAAACGTTTAGTGATGGTGCAAATTTATTTAACTCTTCTATCCAGTTAAAGCCCACAGAGGTGGGTGCAATAACAAGTGAGGCTCCATTTTTGGCTCGCTCCAACAGCAGAGCAATCGTCTGAATGGTTTTTCCAAGCCCCATGTCATCAGCAAGGCAGGCTCCAATACCCCAATGGGTTAAACGGGATAAATACTGAAATCCTTCGATTTGATAGTCACGCAAGGATGCTTGCAGGGTTGAGGGTACCTTGGGATTGTGACTCCTCATGGTTTTCATTTTCTTTAGGTGTGACTGCCACCCTTCATCAAAAACGGTGTTTTCTGCTTCCGCAGCGATATCAGATAATATTTGCGCACCAAGGGGGTTGATTTTATTGCCATCAGACATCGCGTGTAATAAGCTGAGTTGCTTTTTAAGCTGACTGGTGAGTTCGATAAACTCCCCATTTCCTAGACGAATAAATCGGCCATAGGCTTTTGTTTCA from Legionella antarctica carries:
- a CDS encoding Tn3 family transposase, with protein sequence MTDAFSDALYFACGKTSGSKATRDYQPRSFLASLAGSARINKKHFTLKSLTKAILRIINCLNEFPLLHAWGSGQRVAVDGTLEDIHDDNMIAEQHIRYGRKGGIAYRHIADNYIALFSTFIQCGVWEAIHIIDGLLKNASEVQPNIVHSDTQGQSLPVFAFAYLLGIQLMPRIRNWKDLNLYRVDKKTKYTNIDSMFCESEIDWDLLETHWQDLMQVIISIKLGKVSSSFILTKLNSYNNQNRLYKAFQELGKVIRTTFLLDYVSSKELRQTITATTNKVESYHTLEDWIRFGSKYLVASNDPDEMEKAVKHNDLIANCIMLQNVIDITDVCHALIQEGYTITAEDLSHMSPYMTEQIKRFGEYILDLGRRPVNLHVTRDKFLFKVRTESIEHAVAA